One genomic window of Cricetulus griseus strain 17A/GY chromosome 3, alternate assembly CriGri-PICRH-1.0, whole genome shotgun sequence includes the following:
- the LOC100766188 gene encoding olfactory receptor 13A1: MMLSPNQTMVTEFVLQGFSEHPSLRLLLIGCFLTLYTMALIGNIVIIALVTSSNGLHSPMYFFLCNLATMDIVCTSSVLPKALLGLVSEENTISFKGCMAQLFFLAWATSSELLLLTVMAYDRYVAICHPLHYTSRMSPHLCGALALGVWSICALNASVHTGLMTRLSFCGPKVITHFFCEIPPLLLLSCSPTYVNSIMTLMADAFYGGINFFFTLLSYGYIIASILRMRSAEGKKKAFSTCSSHLIVVCVYYTSVFCAYISPASSYSPERSKVTSVLYSVLSPTLNPLIYTLRNKDVKLALGRLLSSFSH, encoded by the coding sequence ATGATGTTGAGTCCCAACCAGACAATGGTGACAGAGTTTGTGCTGCAAGGGTTCTCAGAGCACCCTAGTCTACGACTGCTCCTGATAGGCTGCTTCCTGACCCTCTACACAATGGCTCTAATAGGCAACATTGTGATCATTGCTTTGGTCACCTCCAGCAATGGGCTACACAGTCCCATGTACTTTTTCCTGTGCAACCTGGCCACCATGGATATTGTCTGCACCTCCTCTGTGCTGCCCAAAGCACTGCTGGGCCTGGTGTCTGAGGAAAACACCATCTCCTTCAAGGGGTGCATGGCACAGCTCTTCTTCCTTGCCTGGGCTACATCCTCCGAGCTGCTGCTGCTCACggtcatggcctatgaccgctatgtggccatctgccatCCTCTGCACTACACCTCTAGGATGAGCCCACACCTGTGTGGGGCCCTGGCTTTGGGTGTGTGGTCCATCTGTGCTCTGAATGCATCTGTCCACACTGGTCTGATGACACGGCTGTCATTCTGTGGCCCCAAGGTCATCACCCACTTCTTCTGTGAGATCCCCccactcctcctgctctcctgcaGCCCCACATATGTGAACAGTATTATGACTCTTATGGCAGATGCCTTCTATGGAGGCATCAACTTCTTCTTCACCCTACTCTCCTATGGCTACATTATCGCCAGCATCCTGCGCATGCGTTCTGCTGAGGGCAAGAAGAAGGCCTTTTCCACCTGCTCATCCCATCTCATCGTGGTCTGTGTGTACTACACATCTGTGTTCTGTGCCTATATCAGTCCTGCTTCCAGCTACAGCCCAGAAAGGAGCAAAGTCACTTCGGTGCTGTACTCAGTCCTCAGCCCAACCCTGAACCCCCTCATCTACACCCTGAGGAACAAGGATGTCAAGCTCGCCCTGGGGAGACTCTTGTCCTCTTTCTCTCATTAG
- the LOC113834974 gene encoding olfactory receptor 13A1-like gives MQSIISTMMLSPNQTMVTEFVLQGFSEHPSLRLLLIGCFLTLYTMALIGNTVIIALVTSSNGLHSPMYFFLCNLATMDIVCTSSVLPKALLGLVSEENTISFKGCMAQLFFLAWATSSELLLLTVMAYDRYVAICHPLHYSSRMIPHLCGALALGVWSICALNASINTGLMTRLSFCGPKVITHFFCEIPPLLLLSCSPTYVNSIMTLMADAFYGGINFFFTLLSYGYIIASILRMRSAEGKKKAFSTCSSHLIVVCVYYTSVFCAYISPASSYSPERSKVTSVLYSVLSPTLNPLIYTLRNKDVKLALGRLLPSFSH, from the coding sequence ATGCAGTCAATAATCTCCACCATGATGTTGAGTCCCAACCAGACAATGGTGACAGAGTTTGTGCTGCAAGGGTTCTCAGAGCACCCTAGTCTACGACTGCTCCTGATAGGCTGCTTCCTGACCCTCTACACAATGGCTCTAATAGGCAACACTGTGATCATTGCTTTGGTCACCTCCAGCAATGGGCTACACAGTCCCATGTATTTTTTCTTGTGCAACCTGGCCACCATGGATATTGTCTGCACCTCCTCTGTGCTGCCCAAAGCACTGCTGGGCCTGGTGTCTGAGGAAAACACCATCTCCTTCAAGGGGTGCATGGCACAGCTCTTCTTCCTTGCCTGGGCTACATCCTCCGAGCTGCTGCTGCTCACggtcatggcctatgaccgctatgtggccatctgccatCCTCTGCACTACAGCTCTAGGATGATCCCACACCTGTGTGGGGCCCTGGCTTTGGGTGTGTGGTCCATCTGTGCTCTGAATGCATCTATCAACACTGGTCTGATGACACGGCTGTCGTTCTGTGGCCCCAAGGTCATCACCCACTTCTTCTGTGAGATCCCCccactcctcctgctctcctgcaGCCCCACATATGTGAACAGTATTATGACTCTTATGGCAGATGCCTTCTATGGAGGCATCAACTTCTTCTTCACCCTACTCTCCTATGGCTACATTATCGCCAGCATCCTGCGCATGCGTTCTGCTGAGGGCAAGAAGAAGGCCTTTTCCACCTGCTCATCCCATCTCATCGTGGTCTGTGTGTACTACACATCTGTGTTCTGTGCCTATATCAGTCCTGCTTCCAGCTACAGCCCAGAAAGGAGCAAAGTCACTTCGGTGCTGTACTCAGTCCTCAGCCCAACCCTGAACCCCCTCATCTACACCCTGAGGAACAAGGATGTCAAGCTCGCCCTGGGGAGACTCTTGCCCTCTTTCTCTCATTAG